DNA sequence from the Cellulophaga sp. HaHaR_3_176 genome:
ATTTTTCGCCACCTTCAATTTCAATCACAGTTGTGTGAGCGTTTGGGGTGTACACTAAGTTTTTGAATGCGATTTCATCCGCTGAAAAGTGTAATGGTTTTTCCCCTCCGTACAGTACGCAAGGAACCTTTCCAGCATTACGTAAGGCTTTTGTTGCTTTCTTGCCTACGCTTTCTCTTTGAGATCCTGAGATTGTAATTGACTTCATTATATATATTTAACTATTAATTATTCTATTTCTTTTAAACTTCGGTTATACCTCAGTCAATACTACATTAAAAACTTTGAACTGATAGATGTGTTTGTGTGTACTCTTTCCATTACATCAGCAAACAAATCAGCGCAACTCAACACTTTTACTTTATTACTATCTTTTCTAGATGGTATAGAGTCTGTAATAATTAACTCAGATAACTTTGAGTTTTCAATTTTAGTATATGCATCACCAGATAATAAACCGTGAGTTGTAATTGCTCTAACACTTAAAGCGCCACGTTCTATCATTAGGTCTGCTGCTTTCGCTAATGTGCCAGCGGTATCAACCATATCATCTACTAATACTACATTTTTACCTTTTACATCACCAATAAGTTCCATGTGTGATATTATATTCGCTTTAGCTCTCTGCTTGTAGCAAATAACGACATCACATTCTAATGCTTTTGAATAGGCATATGCTCTTTTAGAACCACCCATGTCAGGAGAAGCAATAGTAAGGTTGTCTAAATTTAATTTTTTTAGATATGGTAAAAATAAAGTGGAAGCAAATAAATGATCAACAGGCTTTTCGAAAAACCCTTGTATTTGATCAGCATGTAAATCCATAGTAATAATACGAGTAGCCCCAGCTTCTTCAAGCATTTTAGCAACTAATTTAGCTGCAATTGGCACTCTAGGTTTGTCTTTTCTATCTTGTCTCGCCCATCCAAAATATGGCATAACAGCTGTTATATGTCTGGCAGATGCACGTTTTGCAGCATCTAACATTAATAGCATTTCCATTAAATTTTCAGAACTTGGGTTTGTTGATCCTATGATAAAAACACGTAAACCTCTAACAGATTCTTCGAAAGAAGGTTGGAACTCTCCATCGCTATATCTTGAGAAAATAACTTTACCTAATTTGGTTCCATAAGACTTTGCAATCTTCTCAGCTAAAGCAGTACTTTGTGTGCAGGCGAAAATTTTTGGCTCAGGTAATTGATAAGGCATTGTTAATCTGTTGTTTATTAGTTTATTGGACACTTAATTTCTTAAGGAGTGCAAATTTAGAAATTTATTTGCCGAGATAAAGGATAAATCTTTAATTTTTTCTCTAAAAGAGAAATTATTTTTATAGTTTTGCGCTCCTTAAGAGCTCGAGTGGCGGAATTGGTAGACGCGCTGGATTCAAAATCCAGTTCCTCTGGAGTGCGGGTTCGATTCCCGCCTCGAGTACAACAAAACCCTGTAAACATATTGTTTGCAGGGTTTTTTCATTTTTTTTTGATAATGTAGAGCTCGATTTTAGGTTGCTTTTGTCTTTCTAGCCGTTTAAAACCAAATGAAAATCTAATATATTACGGAGATATTATGTTTAAATTTATGTTAGAAATTAGAAGTTTCTTGCATCAATTTTAAATTACTTTATCTTAGTAGTATGAATATACAGTCGGAATTAAACAAATCTTCTTTATTTCAAAATTTAGAATTACTTGCGAACCAAGTTGTCGAAGGTTTTATTAGTGGTATTCATAAAAGTCCTTTTCATGGCTTCTCAGCAGAATTTGCCGAGCATAAAATTTATAATAATGGAGAAAGTACAAAGCATATAGATTGGAAGTTGTTTGCTAAAACAGACAAATTATATACAAAGCGTTACGAAGAAGAAACAAACCTTCGGTGCCACATGATATTAGATTGTTCTACTTCGATGTATTACCCTGAAGTTAAGCAATTAGGAATTGATAACTTGAATAAGATTGGTTTTGGAACACTTGCAATTGCTGCGCTAATGAATATTTTAAAGCGGCAGAGAGATGCAGTTGGTTTAAGTATATATTCTGATCATTATAATTTTTACTCTTCAGAAAAAGGTAGCGAAAGGCATCATCAAATGTTGTTGAATACTCTAAATGGATTGAGCGAAAAACCGAGCGCAATAGCAAAAACGGAAACGTACACTTATTTACATTTAATTGCAGAGAAAATAAAGCGTAGAAGTTTAATTTTCTTATTTACTGATATGTTTCAGACGGAAACAGAAAATGATAAACTATTTGAAGCTTTACGTCATTTAAAATACAACAAACATGAAGTTGTACTATTTCATTTGCTAGATAAAGAAAGCGAGGTGGATTTTGATTTTGAAAATACCCCAAAGCGATTTATTGATGTAGAAACAGGAGAACATATTAATTTATATGCAGATACAATTAAAGAGGCCTATAAAGAGGGTGTAAGTGAATATAAAAAAGAATTGAAATTAAAATGTGCACAGTATAAAATTAAATATGTAGATATAGATGTTAAAGCCGATTTTTCTCGGATTTTAAATACATATATGACAGAAAGACAACGGTTTATTTAAATGAAGATGAGTAATTTTTATTTATCAGATAACCTTGCACACCTTCAGGTTTTAACATTGAAACAAAAAATAGAAAAACTATCAGAAAGAGGGTATGCTTTTGGTCATCAAGATTCTACTGCTTACGGAGTAGGATGGAGGTATGATAAGGAAAGCTATAGTAGCGATGTTTTTAAGGTGGCAGGGAAATTCCCTCTAGCTTATGGATTTGATATTGGTCAAATTGAACATAACAAAGATAAAAATTTAGACAATGTTCCGTTTGAGGATATGCGCGATTTAATAAAAAGAGCAAATAGCGATGGCGGATTTATTACAATAAGTTGGCATGCTGATAACCCGGTTAGTAATGGTGATAGCTGGGAAACTACAAATGCTGTAAAACACATTTTAAAAGGTGGAAGCCATTTTGAAGTTTATAAAAATTGGATAAAAAATGTAGCTAATTTTTTGTTGAGTTTAAAAGATGAAAAAGGAGCATTAATACCAATTGCATTTCGTCCATTTCATGAAATGAATGGTGATTGGTTTTGGTGGGGAAACCCGCATTGTAGTACTGAGGATTATAAAATGTTATGGTTGCAGACTTTAAATATGCTAACAGGCACTTTTGAAGTGCACAACCTGTTGTATGTGTATTCTCCTAACTTGGTTTTTACAGCTAAAGAATATCTTTTAAACTACCCTGGAGATAATTTGGTAGATATATTGGGTTTAGATTTATATCAACATGGTTCGGTTGTAGACTTTAAAAGTATATTAAAAACAAATGTTGATGTTTTGAAAGCAGTTGCTAAAGCTTCGAGTAAGCCCTACGCATTAACAGAGGTTGGTTTTGATAAAGTAGAAGACAAAAATTGGTGGAGTTCTGTTCTTGATGAAACGGTTGCAGGTAAAGGTTTGGCTTGGGTGCTATTATGGAGAAATGACTCTAAAAAGCATTTTTTTATACCTTATCTGGATCAATTAAGTGCCAGTGATTTTATAAGTTATAGCAAAAAAACACATGTTTTGTTTCTAGGTGATGTGGAAAATTAAAAAAATATATTTTGTAACTGACTGATAATTAAGTTCAATTAATAATTTTTTTATTTTTTTTAAAATAAAGTGAATTTTTTATTGAAAATAGTTTGTGAAATTAAATAAGCGGCGTATATTTGCAACCGCTAAAAGCAACGGTTCGGTAGTTCAGTTGGTTAGAATACCTGCCTGTCACGCAGGGGGTCGCGGGTTCGAGTCCCGTCCGGACCGCCAACAGCAAAAGCCTTCAACGAAAGTTGAAGGCTTTTTTATTTGTACTAGTTTATGTTATTTTTAGAATTAAGATTTTAGTTTTTTTACCGCAGCTTTTGGTACAGTAAAGTAAAAGCAAGTTCCTTTATCAGAAGAACTTTTTACATAAATTTCACCATTGTTTTTTTCAATCATCTCTTTACATAAAACAAGACCTAACCCGGTTCCTTTTTCATTGTTAGTACCATATGTTGTAAAGTTCTCCTCAGTGTTAAAAATTTTATCCAACGCACTATCTGAAATTCCAATGCCTGTATCTTTTACATATACTTCCCAATATTTACCTTTTTCATTAGCACCAAATGATATTGATCCATTTTCTGGTGTGAATTTCAGAGCATTACTGGTTAGGTTTCTAATAACAATGCTTATCTGGTTTTTGTCGCACCATGCTAAAACTTTTTCACTAATATTATTTTCAAGAGATATTGATTTTTTAGCAGCCATTTTAGAAAGTAGCGCATTGTTTTGATTTACCAGTGTTGTTATGCATGTGTTTTCTGGTTTGGTAACAATTCCGTTCATTTGTGTTTGCCCCCATGATAGTAAGTTGTTTAGTGTAAACGCTATGCTGTCAATACTTTCGCCCATTGTTGGTACAAAGCCTATAAATTCATTAGAGCTCATTTGTTTTGCAGAAAGCATATCAAACATAGATTTAAAAGAATTTATAGGCCCTTTTAAATCATGAGCAATTACAGAAAACAACTTAGTTTTTGTATTATTAGAGTTTAGTAAGTGTTTTTCTTTCTTTTGAAGCTGTTTGGTTTTTACAGTTAGTTTCCTGTATAAAATACTTTGTATTTTATTATTTCGCCTTAATATGTATATTATTATAGAGAAAGCTAAAATGATTAAAAGTGCACCATAAAAATATAACCTTTGTTTTGCAACTACTTTCTCGTTTTCGAGTATATACCGTTCTTTTTCTTGATCAAATTCAAGGTTAGATTTTAAAAACCTTAATTCTTTTTCATTATTTTTCTTATTTATAGTATCTGATATGGCCTTAAATTTTTCTAAGTAACCAAGTGCATCTATGGGGTTGTTAGTGGCTTTTTTTAACTCATAAAGAGTTTCTAAAATTTCATCACGTTGATCTAAAATATCTAATTTATCACCTATTTCTAATCCCTTTAAGGCATAATATTCAGTTTTTTCATATTCTTTTAAGTTAAAGTATGCTTTTGATATACCATTGAACATAGGTATTTTATACCTTTCTTGTTTTATACTTTCGTGTAGTTTTTCACTTTTTTTAAACCAATTCAAAGCTTCTTCAAATTTTTCTTGTTCTAAGTAAATAGTCGCTTTTAGTTCATATGCAAATGTTAGCCAATCTTGTAGTTGTAATTTCTCTAAAAGCACAATAGCTTCATCTACTTTTTTAGTTGCATTTTCAAAATCATCACTATCAATATAAGAAGATGCGAGATTAGTAAGGGTTATAGCAGTAAGCCTTTTATTATCTATTTTTTTATTAAGCTTCATGGCTTTAGTTAAAAAATAGATGCATTGCTCATAATCATTTTGCATGCTATATACAACTGTAATATTTACATACAGAATGGATAATGAATCTTCTAGATTGTTTTCTTTAGCTATTTCAATACCTGTTAAGTACTCTTTTAAAGCCTTAGCATAGTCACCTTTATTTGTGTAGGCGGTTGCTAGTGAGCTTTTGGACATGATTATTATTTGTACATCATTAATTTGTTCTGCGCTATTTAATGCTTTTTTAAAACTTTCTATTGCTTTGTTTGTATCGCCTGTATCAGAGTAATAATTACCTAAAATTATATGCCCTCGTGCAATACCTTTGGTGTAATCTATTCTTTTACTAAGATCAATAGTTTTTTCTGCTAAAATTAAAAGACTATCTAAATTCTGAAAACCATAAGATTTTCCATACGTATATAATAGATTTATATAAACCGTATCTTTTTGGTAATTAGTCTTTAATTTATAGTGTTGAATGTTAGTGTAGATACTATCTTTTTTAGACACTTGAGCTTTTAAGGAGCTTAAGTTCAACAACGAAAAACCCCAAAGGAAAATTGTTGGTATCACTATTCTTAAATGGCTTACTTTAAGCATACAAGTTTATTAGGCCTTAAAAAATTAAACTTAAGCAAAGTTAGTGTTGAGATTCGCACAAGCTAATATTTGTTGTTAGGAGATTATATTTGTAGGTTAAACCTTACTTTTTTGTAGATAAACTTATTATTAATAAACCTCTTTTATAATTTACAAATTTTTTAACCTATTTAAAATTAGAATAGTTGTTTATACTTATTTTGTCGTTTAAGACCACCTTTTTAGATGCTTTTACAACAAAAATTGCTCAGGTTGTTAAGTAAGCTTTTAGTTTTGTTTCATTAACTAATAGAATTTATCATGAAAAAAACACTCTTTATTGTATCGTTTTTATTGCTAGCATTATCTACAAATGCTCAAGAGGGCTTAAAATTAGGAATACAAGGAGGCTTACCTTTTGATGATTTTAATGATGTTACAGGGGTAGTTGTAGGAGCTGATTTAGGCTATATGGCAGCTCTAGGTGAAGTGGTGGATTTAGGCGTTATGGTTGGTTATATTTATGGTTTTCCTGAAAAATTTGGAACGGAAGATGCTTTTATTAATTTACCAAGTGTACAATTTATACCTGTTGCAATATCTGGTCGAGTTTGGACTTCAAATTCTTTTTCATTTGGAGTAGATGTAGGGCAAGCTTTTGGTATAAATGAAGGAAATAAAGGTGGTTTTTATTATAGACCCCAAATAGGTTTTTTAATGAGTGCTAGTACCGAACTTAATTTTTCTCATACATCAATTAGTTTAGACGATAATGCTTGGAAAACAGTAACAGTAGGTATTTTACATACTTTCGAATTTTAATTTCTTTATACACTAAGTTAATTTTTAGTTTGCTTTAAATTTTCAGTAAAGATTGTAGTTTATAAATTATAATAATGATGTTTTACTTGAAATGTGTATATTGTAGTATAAAACCTATAAAAATGGTGGTATTAGATTTCAATTATTTTATTCAGGGTAATTTTAATTCTTTAGGCTGAAGTTTTATAACCAATGCAAAAAAAATATTTAAATGAAAACTTCTGGGACTGATTTAGTTACTATGGGTTATGAGGAAGTATTTTCAGAAACACTTCGGAGAGAGTGTGAAAACTTTGCTTTAGTTGCAGCTACATTATGTAACTGCTCTAGCAGTACTATAACGATAGTAAAAGCAGGTGAAACAATTGAAGAAATTAGCTATGGTGTAGCAAACGTTAAAAAAATTACTCAAACCTCTTTGTTTAATAAAATTTTAGAGAATAACGAAGTTGTTATCATTCAAAACTTAAAAGAGAGAGCGTATAGTTCACAAAACTTAGAATTTAAATTTTATGCTGGCTATCCTCTTTTGTCTCCAGAAGGCGATTGTTTAGGAGTATTAAGTCTTTTTGATTTTGAATCAAAAGAATTAACTAGTGATCAAAAAAAATCACTTCAAATATTAGCAGATCAGATTGTAAATAGTATTGAGTCTAATACTTCAAAAAAAAATAAAGAAAACTTTTACGAACATATTGTAGATGACCTTAATATAGGTACTTGGTTTATTGATTTAGTAGATTCTAAATTTAATTTAGATAAAAGGGCCGCCAAAATATTTGGTTACGAAGAGGATTACTTTAAAGATTTTGATTTTAGAGAATATCCAAACATAATGTATGAGCATGATGTTTTAGAATCAAAGGATATTATAAATAATATTATAAATAAAAAACTTGTAAAATATCATCATAAAGTTAGATTAAAACATAAAAAGGGGTCTTGGGTATGGGTTTTTGTAAAAGGAGAGGTTACAAAGTGGGATGCCGATGGTAATCCTATTTTAATATCAGGAAGTTTTGTAAATATTAATAAACAGAAAATTAAAGAACTTCATTTAGATTCAGTTTTAAATA
Encoded proteins:
- a CDS encoding ribose-phosphate pyrophosphokinase, with translation MPYQLPEPKIFACTQSTALAEKIAKSYGTKLGKVIFSRYSDGEFQPSFEESVRGLRVFIIGSTNPSSENLMEMLLMLDAAKRASARHITAVMPYFGWARQDRKDKPRVPIAAKLVAKMLEEAGATRIITMDLHADQIQGFFEKPVDHLFASTLFLPYLKKLNLDNLTIASPDMGGSKRAYAYSKALECDVVICYKQRAKANIISHMELIGDVKGKNVVLVDDMVDTAGTLAKAADLMIERGALSVRAITTHGLLSGDAYTKIENSKLSELIITDSIPSRKDSNKVKVLSCADLFADVMERVHTNTSISSKFLM
- a CDS encoding glycoside hydrolase family 26 protein, producing the protein MSNFYLSDNLAHLQVLTLKQKIEKLSERGYAFGHQDSTAYGVGWRYDKESYSSDVFKVAGKFPLAYGFDIGQIEHNKDKNLDNVPFEDMRDLIKRANSDGGFITISWHADNPVSNGDSWETTNAVKHILKGGSHFEVYKNWIKNVANFLLSLKDEKGALIPIAFRPFHEMNGDWFWWGNPHCSTEDYKMLWLQTLNMLTGTFEVHNLLYVYSPNLVFTAKEYLLNYPGDNLVDILGLDLYQHGSVVDFKSILKTNVDVLKAVAKASSKPYALTEVGFDKVEDKNWWSSVLDETVAGKGLAWVLLWRNDSKKHFFIPYLDQLSASDFISYSKKTHVLFLGDVEN
- a CDS encoding DUF58 domain-containing protein, whose translation is MNIQSELNKSSLFQNLELLANQVVEGFISGIHKSPFHGFSAEFAEHKIYNNGESTKHIDWKLFAKTDKLYTKRYEEETNLRCHMILDCSTSMYYPEVKQLGIDNLNKIGFGTLAIAALMNILKRQRDAVGLSIYSDHYNFYSSEKGSERHHQMLLNTLNGLSEKPSAIAKTETYTYLHLIAEKIKRRSLIFLFTDMFQTETENDKLFEALRHLKYNKHEVVLFHLLDKESEVDFDFENTPKRFIDVETGEHINLYADTIKEAYKEGVSEYKKELKLKCAQYKIKYVDIDVKADFSRILNTYMTERQRFI
- a CDS encoding ATP-binding protein — protein: MLKVSHLRIVIPTIFLWGFSLLNLSSLKAQVSKKDSIYTNIQHYKLKTNYQKDTVYINLLYTYGKSYGFQNLDSLLILAEKTIDLSKRIDYTKGIARGHIILGNYYSDTGDTNKAIESFKKALNSAEQINDVQIIIMSKSSLATAYTNKGDYAKALKEYLTGIEIAKENNLEDSLSILYVNITVVYSMQNDYEQCIYFLTKAMKLNKKIDNKRLTAITLTNLASSYIDSDDFENATKKVDEAIVLLEKLQLQDWLTFAYELKATIYLEQEKFEEALNWFKKSEKLHESIKQERYKIPMFNGISKAYFNLKEYEKTEYYALKGLEIGDKLDILDQRDEILETLYELKKATNNPIDALGYLEKFKAISDTINKKNNEKELRFLKSNLEFDQEKERYILENEKVVAKQRLYFYGALLIILAFSIIIYILRRNNKIQSILYRKLTVKTKQLQKKEKHLLNSNNTKTKLFSVIAHDLKGPINSFKSMFDMLSAKQMSSNEFIGFVPTMGESIDSIAFTLNNLLSWGQTQMNGIVTKPENTCITTLVNQNNALLSKMAAKKSISLENNISEKVLAWCDKNQISIVIRNLTSNALKFTPENGSISFGANEKGKYWEVYVKDTGIGISDSALDKIFNTEENFTTYGTNNEKGTGLGLVLCKEMIEKNNGEIYVKSSSDKGTCFYFTVPKAAVKKLKS